In Crassostrea angulata isolate pt1a10 chromosome 4, ASM2561291v2, whole genome shotgun sequence, one genomic interval encodes:
- the LOC128179320 gene encoding uncharacterized protein LOC128179320 — protein MDPEYSLQDVVRCHHCETPVPPLHCVICNIHLCEDCEGKHLSNKSKLHKVVPFKYRGAFTYCQKHSTKTCERFCEQCIIPICKLCVSSKEHQTHHVVDILESLKNKKQFLQQDLQDFEKFIYPKYKEILSSISEQKVDLNENSQKLTTAINKHGEDWHREIDTSIQKLKSDLDEMDSKHLAVLNQKEDEIKRTISEITQSIADLNTLLDSNDVSLVSAYKPRNAEFRRLPPKLTVSCPSFTPQKINKEQLYQQFGSLSASSIRTEEHGYTMNFFSKTPLIDEPRIITEINTEYKVFNRSLHNVSCVSDQNVWICRFNDSVMRLYDLQGKLLNSIQSKSGNNSLDIAVTRSGDLVYTDLDDRTVNIVNKSQMQTVIRLRGWKPRNVCSTSFGDLLVAMDDNYGKQAKVVRYSGSKEKQNIQYDDKGHPLYSSGDFKYIIENRNLDICVSDHGAGAVVVVNQAGKLRFTYTGPPSTTKGSFIPYGITTDSHNWIMIADLYNHRIHILDQDGQFLRYICNCHLKSPWGLCLDTRDNLFVAECSTGKVKKIQYYI, from the coding sequence ATGGACCCTGAGTACAGCCTCCAGGATGTGGTACGGTGTCATCACTGTGAGACCCCAGTCCCCCCTCTACACTGTGTCATTTGTAACATACATCTGTGTGAAGACTGTGAGGGGAAACATCTCTCTAATAAATCCAAACTACACAAAGTGGTGCCATTCAAATATCGGGGAGCTTTTACTTATTGTCAAAAACATTCAACAAAAACATGTGAACGTTTCTGTGAACAATGCATCATTCCTATTTGTAAACTCTGTGTTTCTTCTAAGGAACACCAAACTCATCATGTAGTGGACATTTTggaaagtttaaaaaacaaaaaacaattcttACAGCAAGATTtacaagattttgaaaaatttatttatccTAAATATAAAGAGATTTTATCTAGCATTTCAGAACAAAAGGTAGATCTTAATGAAAACTCCCAGAAATTGACAACAGCAATCaacaaacatggagaagactggcacagagaaatagacaccagtatacagaaactgaaatctgatctTGATGAAATGGACTCCAAACACCTGGCTGTCCTAAATCaaaaggaagatgaaatcaaacgcaccatttctgaaatcacacagagcaTTGCTGATCTGAATACGTTACTTGATtccaatgatgtcagccttGTCTCTGCGTACAAACCCAGAAATGCTGAATttagaagattgcctcctaaactcacagtgTCCTGTCCAAGTTTTACCCCTCAGAAGATCAACAAAGAACAGCTAtatcaacagtttggttctctgtcagcatcATCTATCAGAACAGAAGAACATGGCTACACAATGAATTTTTTCTCGAAAACACCGCTCATTGATGAACCACGAATCATCACAGAGATAAATACCGAGTATAAAGTATTTAATAGGTCATTACATAATGTTTCATGTGTGAGTGATCAAAATGTATGGATATGTCGTTTTAATGATTCTGTGATGAGACTATACGATCTGCAGGGCAAACTACTGAATTCAATCCAATCTAAGTCAGGGAACAATTCAttggacatagcagtgacaaggagcgGGGATTTAGTTTATACTGATTTAGATGATAGAACTGTGAATATAGTGAACAAATCACAAATGCAAACAGTGATCAGACTGCGAGGGTGGAAGCCTCGTAATGTTTGTAGTACCTCATTTGGTGACCTACTTGTTGCCATGGACGATAATTACGGTAAACAAGCAAAAGTTGTACGCTACTCTGGCTCCAAagagaaacaaaatattcaatacGATGACAAAGGACACCCTCTATATTCCTCTGGTGACTTTAAATACATCattgagaacaggaacctagatatctgtgtgtcggACCATGGAGctggtgcagtagtggtggtaaATCAGGctgggaaactccggtttacctacaccggtcctccctctactaccaagggatcATTTATACCatacggcatcacaacagacagccacaATTGGATCATGATAGCAGATTTATACAaccaccgtatccacatcctggatcaggatggacagttcctccgctacatttgCAACTGTCATTTAAAAAGTCCATGGGGTTTATGtttggacaccagagacaacctctttgtggccgAGTGCTCTAcgggtaaagtgaagaaaatacaatattacataTAA